Within the Cytophagia bacterium CHB2 genome, the region AGCGCAACGCCTTGCTGGTGGTCGACAATACTTTTCTCAGCCCCTATTTTCAGCGGCCGCTCACACTCGGCGCGGACATTGTCATTCACAGCACCACGAAGTTCATCAACGGCCACAGCGATGTTGTGGGCGGCGTGGTGGTGACGAACAACGCGCAGGTTGCGGAACGGCTTGCCTTCCTGCAAAACGCCGTGGGCGCGGTGCCCAGCCCGTTTGATTGCTGGCTGATCTTGCGTTCGACCAAAACCTTGCCGCTGCGCATGCGCCAAAGCAATGAAAGCGCGATGACGATCGCGCAGATGCTCGCCGCGGACAAGCGCATTCAGAAAGTTTATTACCCCGGTCTCGCCTCGCATCCACAACGTGAATTGGCTGCGCGGCAGCAACTTGATCCTTACGGCAAGCCGGGATTCGGCGGCATGATTTCATTCGATCTCGCGGATTTCGACACGGCCAAAAATTTTCTCAAAGGCATAAAACTCTTCACTCTCGCCGAGAGTCTCGGCGGGGTTGAGAGTTTGATTTGCCATCCCACCTCGATGACGCATGCCTCGGTGCCGCCGGAAATGCGCAAGCGCATTGGTTTGAGCGACGGTTTGGTGCGCCTCTCCATCGGCGTGGAAGATACGGAAGATTTGATCGCGGATTTGCAGGCAGGCCTGGCGCGCATTTCATGAAGATTGCCGGATACTTTTTCTTGAGCCACTGAAGAACACCGCTCGGCATTTGGAAGCAGCCAAATTTTTAAACCACGGATGGGCTCAAAATTTTACTGATTTTTTGTGTATTGAAATCGTGCCCTTCAAAACGATTTCTGAAATCCGTGTCGATCAGTGTAAATCCGTGGATAAAAATTTAATTTCTGAAAAGTGTTCAGTAGCAAATACCTTCTGCAAATTGCTTTCATCTCCGGCCACTAGTACATTGTCACCATGAAAAATATATCCACACCTGAATGACACATACAACAGTTAAGGTAACAGTGCACTAGTTTTGTTGGCGCTATTTTTATTATGGCGACTCGTCTTGTTATCACCCTCCTTTGCTTGTTGGGTCTGGCCTCGCCCGCCTTCACACAGAATTGGCAATATCACAGTTCCGGACGTTTTGTGATTGCTTATGCTGCCAACGAGCAGAAACTGGCGCTGCAGGTTATTGCAGAGTTGCAACGCCAGCAGCAAGCGCTCAACCAACGCCTGGAGTTTGAACCCCGCCGCACGATTACGATCTTCCTTTGCCCGACGCAATATGTATTCGACTATCTCACGCGTTCCGTTGTCCCGGATTGGGGCGAGGCTGCTGCGGACGTCAGCAATTGGCGTATGTTTCTCAAATCACCCGTGGCCAGCGCAAATCGCGAGTTGAAGCCCGGGACGCTGCTGCACGAGTTGGTGCATTTGACGCTGGCGGAGATGGTGTTGCCGGGGCGCGCCCCGCGTTGGTTTGACGAGGGCGCGGCAACATTGCTCTCCGGCGACACGCAGCATGTTTCGCCAACGCTGATTTCAAGCGCCATGGCGACGCGCTCGCTGGTTTCGTTTGATGAGATCGAAGAGTTGCTCACGTTTCGCAATGCGCAAGCCGGGCTGGCTTATTCCGAAAGCTATCATGCCGTGGGGTATCTCATCCAGAAATTTGGTGAAGACGCCATCGGCCGTTTTGCGCGCGCGCTGGCCGCGCACGAGAATGCACGCGCCGCATTTCAAGCAGCTTTCAACAAGGATTTGTGGGACTTCGAGTCGGAGTACTTCGATTATCTGCGCGCGAAATTTCGTTGGTATTTTTTGTGGGATGATACCGTGTTGTGGAGCGCGGCGATCTTGCTGCTCGTTGTTGCCGGCTTTATTGTCACGCGCCGCCGCATCAAACGCAGAATGCAAGAGTGGGAAGAAGAAGAGAGATTATCGGCGCAGAACGACGCAGATCCAGAAGAAGAAAAATCTTACTGAAAATGCCAGTGTA harbors:
- a CDS encoding PLP-dependent transferase, yielding MGFMTDAVHAGQLPEETTGAVITPIFQTATYAQEAPAVHKGYEYGRTGNPTRLALEKNLAALEQGKFAYAFSSGMAATSTVTKLLKGGDHVICTANVYGGTARYFRQVMEDFGMQFDFVDTSSLDNVANVWRNETKMLYVESPTNPLLILSDLRKLAGFCRERNALLVVDNTFLSPYFQRPLTLGADIVIHSTTKFINGHSDVVGGVVVTNNAQVAERLAFLQNAVGAVPSPFDCWLILRSTKTLPLRMRQSNESAMTIAQMLAADKRIQKVYYPGLASHPQRELAARQQLDPYGKPGFGGMISFDLADFDTAKNFLKGIKLFTLAESLGGVESLICHPTSMTHASVPPEMRKRIGLSDGLVRLSIGVEDTEDLIADLQAGLARIS